DNA sequence from the Rutidosis leptorrhynchoides isolate AG116_Rl617_1_P2 unplaced genomic scaffold, CSIRO_AGI_Rlap_v1 contig80, whole genome shotgun sequence genome:
AAGAGTGACTTCATTGTCAAGTTATTTACATTACATTATTATATGCTCGTTGAATATTGAGACATCAGCCTTCCATGGTCCCGTTATTTTAAGTCTTTTATGGACAGACTAAAAATGAACTTTTTGATCGAATAAAAACAATATAATGCATTGCACCCAAAAAAAAAAACCGACATAAAGCATTGAAGTGAATTACTTAAACGGTCGTTTTTATTTCTCAGAACAATTTTATCAATGGCACAGACCCTCTAGGACAATCTATACATTGGATTCAAGAAAGGGGTAATCAGTGTAACCAATGACAGGATCTGATGTATAAAATGTGTCCCTATCGTACTTATTCAGAGGAGCATCGAGCTCAAATCGTCTTGGAAGATCAGGGTTTGATAAAAACCAGCGTCCATAACCGACGAGATCAGCTCGATTCTCGGCAACAGCTTCGTTCCCGTCTTCCCTTCCATAACCTCCGGCCACAATGAAAGTGCCATTAAAAGCTTTTCTCATGGGAACAAGACTCTGAGGACATTCTGATATCTCTTCAAGTACTTTCATCCTCGGTTCAACCATGTGACAGTATGCTATTCCATATTTGTTCAATGATTCAGCCAAGTAGAGACCTAATGCTTCTGGATTTGAATCACCGGATTCAGAATAGTCTGCAAATGGAGATAATCTAATTCCGACTTTGTCTGCTCCTATTTCGTCAACAATGGCTTCAACGATTTCTAAAGCAAATCTGCAGCGATTTTTTAGTGAGCCTCCATATTGGTCTGTTCGATCATTCACTTCATCTTTTAGAAACTGGTCAATTAGATAGCCGTGAGCTCCATGAATTTCAACTCCATCAAAACCTTTATCAACATAAGAGATATTAAAATGGTTTCACAAATGTTCTACAATCAGCAGAGCCTGACAATATGAGTTTTTTCAAAAGGGTATATTTCATGATGAAAAGTGAGTCTTGTCAATGCAATTTGGAATATAGAATGATTGTCAGTTGCGATTTTTCGGAATAAGCACCTGCTTCTACGGCGTTCCTTGCAGCAAGTCTAAAATCATTGACAATGAGAGGAATTTCATCAGTCCTAAGACGCCTTGGAGTTGAAAATTGTTCAACATCAGTATCATTACTTCGAACTAGAGATGTCAATTTTTTGTCTGTAGAAGAAATTGGTGCTTGCCCATTTGGCTGAAAACCTACATACAAGTAACAACAATACAAGGAAATGATTAATTAACTTCTACAAGCCAATTTTCTCTCTCTTCTTCTTTTCTCTCGGCGCAAATACGTTTAGCTACTGCTAACGTACGCCGTGTCCCAGATCTGGAAGAATGGAAGCTCAGAGAGGATCAACTGAGCTGGAGATCGAAGTGAATGGTGATGGAGAAGCGACAGTTGTTCAGGGGAAAGCTAATTCAATGGCAAGAGATGTGAATGGGAATGTTATACGGCCTTATGCGACGGTGCTCAGAGACAATCGTACAAAACCTTTGGGTGTGAATCTGCAATATACCCCTCCGATGAGAGAGATGGCAAGCGGATGGTTTGATTGGATCCGTCAGCGGTCACGAGAGAAGAGGAATGCTGGAGGAACGCGTTGGTGGTGTCAGTAGTTGGGAGTACCCGACGCTTGTGAAGATGACGAATTACCTGAGAAATCGTTGGGGCAAGCTGGGATTGGCCTCTgtccatcagatgaagaagaatatTTTTCTTGCTAACTTTGTGGATTTGGATAGCAGGATTAAGGTTTAATCATCAGGTCCTTTGTCATTTAATAAGAAGCCAGTTTTAATCAAAGTATGGAGTGCACAGATGGATATTGGTACTGAGGTATTCACTGAACTTCCTATTTAGATTAAATTTCCATCCCTGCCTTTGAGATTCTGGGCTGATGATATGATTGCTGCCATTGTGAGTAGCTGTGGTAAGCCAATTTGTTTGGACCAGTGTACGAGAAGTCGAACACGAATGAGCTTTGCGTGTATTCTGGTAATGATGGATATCAATGGTGAGTTTCCACCGAAGTAGAAATTGATGACGGTAAAGGGAATACTCACACTCAGGTGATTGAGTATGAATGGCGTCCGATTGTATGTGATCATTGTAAGAAGATGGGCCATGATGTCTCAAGTGCAGGTATGTGAAGAAGGGTGTTGTATCTGGTGCTGGAAGATTAGAGCTCCAAGATGTGGTGCATCATTCTGTTGGTGTGAATTCTGAGGTACATGAGGAGGAGAGGGAACATGCTCTTGTTATTGATCAGGCGTCGAGAGATTCTGAGGTCTGAGGGGAGAAGGCTTCTACTGATTGTTTTCTTACAGACTTGGGGAATATTGTCATAACAGAGGGTGGTTCAGAGGAGGCTGGTGGTGAAGTGGAGGATAGTAGTACTGGTTGGACAGAAGTGAGTCATAAAAAAGGGAAGGATTCTCGAAAGGAGAGTGTTCGCTTGTCTCCTATTGAGGTCTTCCGAGGTCAATCATTGAAGCAAGTGAACTGGCAGCAGAAGGTACCTAATGTGCAGCCTATTCGACGAAGAGATGTAGAGGGGGTTGGTTTGAGGGCTAGGAGTTTACTCAAGCCCACAGACAAGGGATGAAGATAGGAACGTGGAACATAAGGGGACTTAACGATCCCCTTAAATAATCAGAATGCAAGCAACTGATTGTTGGAGAAAGTTTAATTGCTTGCGGCATTATTGAGACTTGAGTGCAGTTACATAGTGTGGATGGAATCTGACAGGGTGTTCAATTACCAGGCTGGGATTTGGTGCATAACAATTCTGTGTCACATCTTGGCAGGGCGTGGATTGTTTATGATACTAGGAAAATCAGGTTGGTGGTTGAGGAAGTACAGCCACAATGGATCCATTATTTTGTTCAGGGAGATGGTTTTGAGTTTTATTGGACGGTGGTTTATGCTAATAATGACATGGAGGGGAGAAGAGTATTGTGGGATTTCCTTTCTTCTCATAGTTTGGTTGGAAGTGGTTCTTGGTTAGTACAAGGTGATTTCAATGTCATCTTGAGAAGTGAAGAGAAGGTAGGAGGTCGTGGGATGGATATAGAGGCTGGAAATGCCATTCCAGGGACCGGTTTTCACATGGAACAATATACAAGAGGAGGGAGATCGTATTTTTTGTAAGCTGGATAGATGTCTGATGAATGATGAATGTGCAATTGTTTTTTCAGGGGCATTTTATACAGTGTTAGGGGCTGGTATATCTGATCACTCACCAATTGTAGTTACTTTGAGGAGTTTTCTTCAGAATAGACCAAAGACATTTCGCTTCTTCAATATGTGGATGACCCATGCAAGTTTTAAAAATATTCTCAAGGAAGTGTGGGAGGAGCCAGTAGTGGGTAATACAATGCATTGTTTGTGGCTGAAGTTGAAGGCTACCAAGAAGAGATTGAAGCTGTTGAATAGAGAAGCTTTCGCTGATATATCGAAGAGGGTGCATACACTTAGAGATTTGTTAACTTCTCTCCAACAACAGTTACAGCTTGATTCGTTTTGTGGAGAGTTACAACATGAAGAGCGAGCAGTAGCTTTGGCTTTTCGGGAGGTGTTACTCCAAGAGAGAATTTTTTAAGCAAAAAGCTCGGGTTGATTGGTTTACAAAGGGTGATGTAAATACGAGTTTTTTCCACCGTTCTGTAAAGAAGAGACAGGTTAGGAATGCTATTACAAGATTACATTTGAGTTCTGGGGTTATTGCTACAAATCAAGAGTCTATTGGTAATGCGATGGTGGAGTTTTACACGACTTTGTTAGGAACAGAAACACAGGACAGGCAGCCAGCAGATGTTAGTATTATTCGGTCAGGGGATGTTTTGAGTGAGGAGGATGGAACTGCTCTTTGTGTTGTCATTACTGATGAGGAGATCATAGCTGCACTTAAGGGGATTGGTAACAACAATTCACCAGGTATGGACTGGTTTAATAGCTATTTTTTCAAAATGAATTGGGAAATTATTGGAAGTGATATGTTAGCTGCTGTGAAATTCTTTTTTGCTACTAATAAGCTGTCAAAACAGTTTAGTTCGACTGCTCTAACAATCATTCCAAAGTGTGATAATCCAGGGGGCTTAGCAGATTATAAGCCGATAGCTTGTTGTTCGGTTATATATAAGATTATAACAAAAATTCTTACTGCTAGAATGGGATTAGTTCTGGGGAGTTTGATTAGTCCTTTGCAATCGGCTTTTGTGAAGGGGCGTAGTATTTTTGATAATATTCTGGTGGCGCATGAACTTGTATAGGGGTATCATAAAGAGTCGGAGGAGCTAATATGCGCCTGTAAAATTGATATTCGAAAAACGTATGATTCGGTGTCATGGGATTTTCTGGAGGAGATGTTAAGAGGGCTGAACTTTCCTATGCAGTTTACTAGCTGGATCATGACGTGTGTTAAAAAAGCTGCGTACGCTAATGATTAATGGTAGCTATGAGGGTTATTTTCAAGGGCGGAAGGGTTTGCGACAGGGAGATCCGTTGTCTCCGTTGTTGTTCGTTGTTGTAATGGAGTACTTTTCACACGGTTTGCTCAATGTGCTGCCTGGTTTTGTGTTTCATCAGGGATGTAGAGACCTTCAGCTTACTCATCTTTGTTTTGCCGATGACCTCTTTATGTTTTATGGTGGGGATGTTCGTTCTATGACGTGGTTGAAACAAAAGATGCAAGCTTTATATATTGTGTCCGGGCTTCAGGTAAACGAAATGAAAAGCCATGTATATGTAAGTGGGGGGATGATGAATTAAGAAGGACTTTGATTGAGGTGAGAGGTTTTTGAGAAGAAGAGTTGCCTGTCCGATATTTGGGACTACCACTGATCACTTCAAAACTGAAAAAAGAGCATTGTTTGCCGCTGGTTGATAAAATAACAGAGAGAATTTATGGTTGGACTGTCAAATATCTTTCTTATGTTGGGCGACTTACTTTGGTTAAAGTTGTACTTGGTAGTTTACATgttttttggtgttctgctttcctACTCCCAAAAGCGATTGTCCGAATTATTGAGGCCAAATGCCGAAATTATTTGTGGGCTGGTGGAGAGAGAAAATCAATGGCGCCAGTAGCATGGAAGGACGTTTGTTTGCCAAAGAAGGAGGGAGGTTTGGGCATTAATGATGTGTTTTTGTGGAATAAGGCAGCAATAGGAAGGCAAATTTGATAGATTTTAACTGTTATGGAATCCTTATGGGCAATTTGGGTGGCACGTACGAAATTAAGTAAACTAATATATTGGGGGGTACAAAAACCACCTAACTGTAGCTCTGTGTGGGGTAATCTGCTGAAACTCAGAGAAGTGTTTAAAGAGTTTTATGAGTATCGTTTGGGAAGAGAGAAGACATTCAGTTTCTGGTTTGACCCGTGGTTACATGGGAAGGCGTTGAAAGATTTGTATCCTCACATTGACTTCCGTGATGCAGATGTTAAAAGAGTAGCATTAGCTAGGGATGTGTGGGGGACAAGAGGTTGGCGGCTGCCGGATCCAGTTAGTAGTGACATTGAAGAAGCATGTGGCTTGGTGAGAGGAGCTACATGTAATGAGGCAGCTGAGGATAAATAGTATGGACAGCGGATCCTTCAGGTATGTACTCTATTTCTTCGGGTTATAATTGCATTAGAAGGAAGAAGAGAGAAGTGCCATGGTTTTCTCTAGTTTGGAATTCCGGAAATGTCCCGAAACATTGTTTTATATTATGGTTGGCTGTGAAAAATCGACTTGCGGTTAGACAGGTTGTTTAAGTGGGGAGTGTGTGATACAAATTTATGCCCCATGTGCAATAAGGAGAGGGAGACTATTGGACATCTATTTTTTACTTGTCCTATTTCTCTACTGGTTTGGAAGGATATTATGCAGCGAGCTCTGATTTTTAGAATGCCTTTTCGTTGGAAGAGAGAAATAAGCTGGTTTGCGCTGAAGGCTAAAGGGAAGTCGGTATTGGCTTTCATCAGAAGATGTGCTTTTCTTGCGATAATTTATTGTATATGGCAAGAAAGAAATAGTTTGATCTTTAGAGGAGAGGTTTGTTCTTCTTCTAGAGTTATACAGTCAGTTAAAAATTTAGTAGTAATGTCTATGATGTATAGGAAAAACCAGATTTATAGTAAATGGATAGATAAGTGGAATTGAGATAGTGCAGGATGTTACACTTGAAAATTTTAATAGTATTAAGTTGTATATTTTCTTGGTTAATAAAATTTCTaactagttaaaaaaaaaaaaaaaaatacaaggaAATGATTTATAAATTACAAGTCAGACGAATGGTATGTACATGACTAAATATCTCAGCAAAACAACTTACTTGTGTTTGATACTCTTCCCCCATGCCAAATCTGACAAAAGAAGATCCCGCCTTTGGCATGAACAGCATCAGTGATAGGTTTCCATGCTTCAACTTGCTCTGTCGTCCATATCCCAGGTGTATCTGGGTACCTTTAAGTATATACAGAAAGAACAGAACATCATTATATAAAGAGTATGCTCGAGGATGAAACTGAGATTCCAAAGTTCAGTGATTTGATCGAATGTCAAATGAAGTTGTGGAGTTTAGAGATGAACTTACCCTTGAGCGGTATCGGAAATTCCACAAGATTCACTGATGATAAGACCACCTTTGGTTGTCCTCTGAGAATAATAAAGAATGGCATGTGGCTGGGGAACATAGCCATAAGATCTCTGTCTCGTCATTGGAGCGTAAACAACTCTACACAGTGGAATAAAAAACCACTAATAACTTTGAAGAATGCATGGTAAGACTACAGACCCTATGCCTAAATTCAATTAATTTTACAAGAACTC
Encoded proteins:
- the LOC139885122 gene encoding putative 12-oxophytodienoate reductase 11, which encodes MGNFNLSHRVVYAPMTRQRSYGYVPQPHAILYYSQRTTKGGLIISESCGISDTAQGYPDTPGIWTTEQVEAWKPITDAVHAKGGIFFCQIWHGGRVSNTSFQPNGQAPISSTDKKLTSLVRSNDTDVEQFSTPRRLRTDEIPLIVNDFRLAARNAVEAGFDGVEIHGAHGYLIDQFLKDEVNDRTDQYGGSLKNRCRFALEIVEAIVDEIGADKVGIRLSPFADYSESGDSNPEALGLYLAESLNKYGIAYCHMVEPRMKVLEEISECPQSLVPMRKAFNGTFIVAGGYGREDGNEAVAENRADLVGYGRWFLSNPDLPRRFELDAPLNKYDRDTFYTSDPVIGYTDYPFLESNV